From a region of the Chitinophaga caseinilytica genome:
- a CDS encoding alpha/beta hydrolase, whose product MTHHHTVNINGQDIFYREAGDRRNPAIVLLHGFPTSSFMFRNLIPALEDKYYLVAPDFPGFGQSSMPAVHEYAYTFDNLSHTIDAFLGAIGLEKYSLYVMDYGAPVGFRIAARHPEKVEGLIVQNGNAYVEGMEDGFWAPIKKYWTSPEDPASIAGASVMTAPASTRWQYEDGVKDLSLVSPDTWTHDQALLDRPGNGDIQLALFFDYQNNPPLYPGWQAYFRTWQPPALVVWGKNDQIFVESGAHPYKRDLQNVDFHLLDTGHFALETHLPQIATLIDRFMEREVAPKYNRA is encoded by the coding sequence ATGACACATCACCACACCGTTAACATCAACGGACAGGACATCTTTTACCGTGAAGCCGGCGATCGCCGCAATCCCGCCATCGTACTGCTGCACGGGTTTCCCACCTCTTCCTTCATGTTCCGCAACCTCATTCCCGCGCTGGAAGACAAGTATTACCTCGTGGCGCCCGACTTCCCGGGGTTCGGGCAGAGCAGCATGCCGGCCGTTCACGAATACGCCTATACGTTTGATAACCTTTCGCATACCATCGACGCGTTCCTCGGCGCCATCGGGCTGGAAAAATATTCGCTGTACGTGATGGATTACGGCGCACCGGTCGGTTTCCGCATCGCCGCGCGGCATCCCGAAAAAGTGGAAGGATTGATCGTGCAGAACGGGAATGCGTATGTGGAAGGGATGGAAGACGGCTTCTGGGCGCCGATCAAAAAATACTGGACGAGCCCGGAAGACCCTGCCTCCATCGCAGGCGCCTCGGTGATGACGGCGCCCGCATCCACCCGCTGGCAGTACGAAGACGGCGTGAAAGACCTTTCGCTCGTGAGCCCCGACACCTGGACGCACGACCAGGCGCTGCTCGACCGCCCCGGCAATGGCGACATCCAGCTGGCCCTGTTCTTCGATTACCAGAACAACCCGCCCCTGTACCCCGGATGGCAGGCGTACTTCCGGACCTGGCAACCGCCCGCGCTGGTGGTGTGGGGGAAAAACGACCAGATTTTCGTGGAATCCGGCGCCCATCCCTACAAGCGCGACCTGCAAAACGTTGATTTCCACCTGCTGGATACGGGCCATTTTGCGCTGGAAACCCACCTTCCGCAGATCGCCACGCTCATCGATCGGTTTATGGAGCGGGAAGTGGCGCCGAAATACAATCGGGCCTGA
- the pgl gene encoding 6-phosphogluconolactonase, with protein sequence MELHIANSPQQLSENLAAFITQHIQETLQKQEIYTFALSGGNTPKALYALLAKEPYINMIEWRRVHFFWGDERAVPFEDARNNARMAYDVLLDKVGALPENIHVMRTDIEPEASAKAYEKTLHEYFDGKENTFDLVLLGMGDDGHTLSLFPGLPIVHEKKAWVKAFWLEAQDMYRITLTAPVTNLAACVVFMATGEGKALTLKSVIDGDPDPDKYPSQLIRPENGQLHWFVDEAAAGALQI encoded by the coding sequence ATGGAATTACACATCGCCAATAGCCCGCAGCAACTGAGCGAAAACCTGGCCGCGTTCATCACGCAGCATATCCAGGAAACACTGCAGAAACAGGAGATCTATACCTTCGCGCTTTCCGGCGGCAACACGCCGAAAGCCCTCTACGCCCTGCTCGCCAAAGAACCGTACATCAACATGATCGAATGGCGGCGGGTACATTTCTTCTGGGGCGACGAGCGCGCCGTTCCTTTCGAAGACGCCCGCAACAACGCCCGCATGGCGTACGACGTGCTCCTCGATAAAGTAGGCGCCCTTCCCGAAAACATCCACGTGATGCGGACAGACATCGAGCCCGAAGCTTCCGCGAAGGCATACGAAAAAACACTGCACGAATATTTCGACGGAAAAGAAAACACCTTCGACCTGGTGCTCCTCGGTATGGGCGACGATGGGCATACGCTCTCGCTCTTCCCCGGCCTGCCCATCGTCCACGAAAAGAAAGCCTGGGTGAAAGCCTTCTGGCTCGAAGCGCAGGACATGTACCGCATCACCCTCACCGCGCCCGTTACCAACCTCGCGGCCTGCGTGGTATTCATGGCTACCGGCGAAGGAAAGGCGCTGACGCTCAAAAGCGTCATCGACGGCGATCCCGATCCCGACAAATATCCTTCCCAGCTCATCCGTCCCGAAAACGGCCAGTTGCACTGGTTCGTTGACGAAGCAGCAGCAGGGGCCCTTCAGATATAA
- a CDS encoding NADPH-dependent FMN reductase, whose translation MSTNVHIAGLSGSLRKGSYNTALLRAALANLPSGMTSEIVTFDEVPLYNSDLDTGERPPSVVAMREALARADAYLIVSPEYNYSIPGGLKNAIDWASRGTDAPLMHKPVALMGATPGMWGTVRMQLAFKPVFQFLDMKQIAKPEVLVAQAPSKFDENGNLTDEKVKELAHRALEALRDLTLQLRK comes from the coding sequence ATGAGTACCAACGTACATATTGCGGGTCTTTCCGGCAGCCTCCGGAAAGGCTCTTACAACACGGCGCTGTTACGCGCCGCCCTGGCCAATCTCCCGTCGGGGATGACTTCCGAGATCGTTACATTTGATGAAGTTCCGTTATATAATTCCGACCTGGACACGGGCGAGCGGCCGCCTTCGGTGGTGGCGATGCGCGAGGCTTTGGCGCGGGCGGATGCTTATCTGATCGTATCTCCCGAATACAATTATTCCATTCCCGGTGGATTGAAGAACGCGATCGACTGGGCCAGCCGTGGTACCGACGCGCCCCTGATGCACAAACCCGTGGCCCTCATGGGCGCTACGCCGGGCATGTGGGGAACGGTGCGGATGCAGCTGGCTTTCAAGCCCGTTTTCCAGTTTCTGGACATGAAGCAGATCGCCAAGCCGGAAGTTTTGGTGGCGCAGGCGCCTTCCAAATTCGACGAAAACGGCAACCTGACAGACGAGAAGGTGAAGGAACTGGCGCACCGCGCGCTGGAAGCCCTCCGCGATCTCACGTTGCAACTCCGCAAATAA
- a CDS encoding SGNH/GDSL hydrolase family protein, whose protein sequence is MRTRYLILLLLLACQAASAQIFKFGDRVVFSGNSITHNGDYWHNVALYHATRFPSTQVRFFNGGISGDVASGMIRRLNDDILIHKPTHVVVMIGMNDVNRPLYDARRKDEPGIRQKQLDAISAYKRNVDSLVTLLLAAKVKVILQTPSIYDQTSKMAGNNLFGVNDALKECGEFIKILGKKHNIPVVDYWTMMVESNKLAQATDSTATIVSKDRVHPAGPGHLLMGLEWLKAMKAEPFVSYMVIDQTTEKSQAKSKFCKISGLKRGESEISFTMLENALPFPLREDQKPAQLITDVLTQISREMLFVHYLEPGDYTLYIDDEKIGTWFSGELERGLNLGLYENTPQYKQAQEIQKHLAEAWKLEKQLRDIRLVEHRFMKELEAYTANPAASGLDSANIKRSMAYQQSKPRESEIRAAFERASLVPAALRTPVAHQFRLVKQ, encoded by the coding sequence ATGCGCACACGTTATTTGATCCTTCTCCTGCTGCTTGCCTGCCAGGCAGCTTCCGCACAAATATTCAAGTTCGGGGACCGGGTGGTCTTTTCCGGCAACAGCATCACCCACAACGGCGATTACTGGCACAATGTGGCCCTGTACCACGCCACCCGGTTCCCTTCCACACAGGTCCGGTTTTTTAACGGAGGGATCAGCGGCGACGTGGCTTCGGGCATGATCCGCCGGTTGAACGACGATATCCTTATCCACAAACCCACGCATGTGGTAGTGATGATCGGGATGAACGACGTGAACCGCCCCTTGTACGACGCCCGCAGGAAAGACGAGCCCGGCATCCGCCAGAAACAGCTCGACGCCATCAGCGCCTATAAAAGAAATGTGGACAGCCTCGTGACGCTGCTCCTCGCTGCAAAAGTGAAAGTGATCCTGCAAACGCCTTCCATTTACGATCAAACTTCGAAAATGGCCGGCAACAATCTTTTTGGCGTGAACGACGCGCTGAAGGAATGCGGCGAATTCATCAAAATCCTCGGAAAAAAACACAATATCCCCGTCGTCGATTACTGGACGATGATGGTGGAATCGAACAAACTCGCGCAGGCCACAGATTCCACCGCCACGATCGTGAGTAAGGACCGCGTGCATCCCGCCGGGCCGGGACATCTGCTCATGGGGCTGGAATGGCTGAAGGCGATGAAGGCGGAACCCTTCGTTTCGTACATGGTCATCGATCAAACCACCGAAAAAAGCCAGGCGAAAAGCAAATTCTGCAAGATCAGCGGATTGAAGCGCGGTGAAAGCGAAATTTCGTTCACCATGCTGGAAAATGCGCTGCCGTTCCCGCTCCGCGAAGACCAGAAGCCCGCGCAGCTCATCACCGACGTGCTCACCCAGATCAGCCGTGAAATGCTGTTCGTCCATTACCTCGAGCCGGGCGACTACACCTTATATATCGATGATGAAAAAATCGGGACCTGGTTTTCCGGGGAACTGGAAAGGGGCTTAAACCTCGGGCTGTACGAAAACACGCCGCAATACAAGCAGGCGCAGGAGATACAAAAACATCTGGCCGAAGCCTGGAAGCTCGAAAAGCAGCTCCGTGACATCCGGCTCGTGGAACACCGTTTCATGAAGGAGCTGGAAGCATATACCGCGAACCCCGCCGCATCCGGGCTGGATTCCGCCAATATCAAAAGGTCGATGGCCTACCAGCAAAGCAAACCCCGGGAATCCGAGATCCGCGCGGCATTCGAGCGTGCATCATTGGTACCGGCGGCATTGCGGACGCCGGTGGCGCACCAGTTCAGGCTCGTGAAGCAGTAG
- a CDS encoding DUF4397 domain-containing protein, which yields MRNLLTLCTVLFLFASCSRNKDDDNPLPVAAAMVYQASARTTSADMYLEPNKLNNSAMPYGSTVGYFDAIPGNRMFRVNRNGTGETLLRENIQFGVNRRYSIFFADQSTSFVKFVVEDDFPNAQAGKAFIRFFHLANGLAAVDVNYLVGSAYQPIFPNRPFETQATAENYDNFIPIDAGSHSFQVRLSPGGVVQLTQANVQLAEGKAYTLFISGDVPTHPVTLKVVTNR from the coding sequence ATGAGAAATCTGCTGACACTGTGCACCGTCCTGTTCCTGTTTGCTTCCTGTAGCCGGAACAAAGACGACGATAATCCGCTCCCCGTGGCCGCTGCGATGGTTTACCAGGCGTCCGCCCGCACCACTTCCGCTGATATGTACCTGGAACCCAATAAGTTGAACAATTCAGCGATGCCTTATGGCTCTACCGTCGGGTATTTTGACGCCATTCCCGGCAACCGGATGTTCCGTGTGAACCGCAACGGAACGGGCGAAACCCTCCTCCGGGAAAACATCCAGTTTGGCGTAAACCGCCGCTACAGTATCTTTTTTGCCGACCAATCCACCAGCTTCGTGAAATTCGTGGTGGAAGACGATTTCCCCAACGCCCAGGCGGGCAAGGCCTTCATCCGTTTCTTCCATCTCGCCAACGGGCTGGCTGCCGTTGACGTGAATTACCTGGTGGGGTCGGCGTATCAGCCCATTTTCCCCAACCGGCCGTTCGAAACCCAGGCCACGGCCGAGAATTACGACAATTTTATTCCCATAGACGCCGGCTCGCATTCTTTCCAGGTGCGGCTGAGCCCCGGAGGCGTGGTGCAGTTGACGCAGGCCAACGTGCAACTGGCGGAAGGAAAGGCATATACCCTGTTCATTTCCGGCGACGTGCCCACCCACCCCGTTACCCTGAAGGTGGTGACCAACCGGTAG
- a CDS encoding TetR/AcrR family transcriptional regulator — MAGRHKEFDEETALNAATEVFWSQGYESASMEDLLTAMDINKGSMYNTFGNKRELFVRVLDRFFKYAVNDMTQKFEAHDNPIEGIRDIFRMVTRPVDLKDHAKGCFLVNTLGEMCGMDEELATMARNKLFELEAIYLKYLRKGVKNGQVRKEVSPELMARFLTNMWNGMSISRRMYNRKALEDLVDMQLSLIAP; from the coding sequence ATGGCAGGAAGGCACAAGGAATTCGATGAGGAAACGGCGCTGAACGCAGCCACGGAAGTATTCTGGTCGCAAGGCTACGAATCCGCCTCGATGGAGGATCTCCTCACCGCGATGGACATCAACAAGGGCAGCATGTACAACACCTTCGGGAACAAACGCGAACTGTTCGTCCGCGTGCTCGACCGGTTCTTCAAATACGCGGTGAACGACATGACGCAGAAGTTCGAAGCGCACGACAATCCCATCGAAGGCATCCGCGACATCTTCCGCATGGTAACCCGGCCGGTAGACCTGAAAGACCATGCCAAAGGCTGCTTCCTTGTCAACACCCTGGGCGAAATGTGCGGGATGGACGAAGAACTGGCCACCATGGCCCGCAACAAACTCTTCGAGTTGGAAGCCATCTACCTCAAATACCTCCGCAAAGGCGTGAAGAACGGGCAGGTCCGCAAGGAAGTTTCGCCCGAACTGATGGCCCGGTTCCTGACCAACATGTGGAACGGCATGAGCATCTCCCGCAGGATGTACAACCGGAAAGCGCTGGAAGACCTGGTAGACATGCAACTGTCGCTCATCGCCCCCTGA
- the zwf gene encoding glucose-6-phosphate dehydrogenase has protein sequence MQQHKRPPASILFIFGGSGDLNYRKLTPALYNLFLDEWMPDQFAIVGIGRTEYSDEKYRGHLQEGLDKFSRRKAETDSHYQEFFQHVNYLQLDAGDIASYQRIADYVCKKEEEWGVHPNVIFYLAVAPQLVPSIAQELGTLNLCKEKNTTRIVIEKPFGHDLESAHELNDLLTGLFAEEQIFRIDHYLGKETVQNILALRFANALFEPVWNRHYIDHIQITAAESVGLEGRGGYYEHSGALRDMVQNHILQLMCMVAMEAPVSFDANEIRNKKVDVLNAIRPLKKEDVHEYAVRGQYGAGWMKGKQVTGYREEKGVNPQSPTETYAAVKFFIDNWRWQGVPFYVRTGKLMHQKSTHITIQFKDAPTFAFPSEAAESWRSNRLTISIQPEMDIRIRFQAKRPGQTMSLDPVNMTFTYDNSDDHTPEAYETLLLDVMEGDATLFMRADQVESAWKVIMPILETWENRHPVDFPNYVPDSWGPEDADALIARDGHAWINLPPEKK, from the coding sequence ATGCAACAACATAAGCGCCCACCTGCTTCCATCCTTTTCATTTTCGGCGGCAGCGGCGACCTGAACTACCGGAAACTGACCCCCGCGCTCTACAACCTCTTCCTCGATGAGTGGATGCCGGACCAGTTCGCCATCGTAGGCATCGGCCGTACGGAGTACTCCGATGAGAAATACCGTGGCCACCTCCAGGAAGGGCTCGACAAGTTTTCCCGCCGCAAAGCGGAAACCGACAGCCATTACCAGGAATTCTTCCAGCATGTGAATTACCTGCAGCTCGACGCTGGCGACATCGCCTCGTACCAGCGCATCGCTGATTACGTGTGCAAAAAGGAAGAAGAATGGGGCGTTCATCCCAACGTGATCTTCTACCTCGCCGTAGCGCCCCAGCTGGTGCCGTCTATCGCGCAGGAACTGGGCACGCTGAACCTCTGCAAGGAGAAAAATACCACCCGCATCGTGATCGAAAAACCCTTCGGCCACGATCTCGAAAGCGCACATGAACTGAACGATCTGCTGACCGGCCTCTTCGCCGAAGAGCAGATCTTCCGTATCGACCATTACCTCGGTAAGGAAACCGTGCAGAACATCCTGGCGCTCCGCTTCGCCAACGCGCTCTTCGAACCGGTCTGGAACCGCCATTACATCGACCACATCCAGATCACCGCCGCCGAAAGCGTAGGCCTGGAAGGCCGCGGCGGATATTACGAACATTCCGGCGCCCTGCGCGACATGGTCCAGAACCACATCCTGCAACTCATGTGCATGGTGGCCATGGAAGCCCCCGTTTCCTTCGACGCCAACGAGATCCGCAATAAAAAAGTGGACGTGCTCAACGCCATCCGCCCTCTCAAAAAGGAAGACGTGCACGAATACGCCGTTCGCGGCCAATATGGTGCCGGCTGGATGAAAGGCAAGCAGGTGACGGGCTACCGCGAAGAAAAAGGCGTGAACCCGCAATCGCCCACCGAAACCTATGCCGCGGTGAAGTTCTTCATCGACAACTGGCGCTGGCAGGGCGTGCCGTTCTACGTGCGCACCGGCAAGCTCATGCACCAGAAATCGACCCACATCACCATCCAGTTCAAAGACGCGCCCACCTTCGCGTTCCCGTCTGAAGCGGCCGAATCCTGGCGCAGCAACCGGCTGACGATCAGCATCCAGCCCGAAATGGACATCCGCATCCGCTTCCAGGCCAAGCGCCCGGGGCAGACGATGAGCCTCGACCCGGTGAACATGACCTTTACGTACGACAACAGCGACGATCATACGCCCGAGGCTTATGAAACCCTCCTGCTCGACGTGATGGAAGGAGACGCCACGCTCTTCATGCGCGCAGACCAGGTAGAATCTGCCTGGAAAGTGATCATGCCCATCCTGGAAACCTGGGAAAACCGCCACCCCGTCGATTTCCCGAACTACGTTCCGGATTCCTGGGGCCCCGAAGACGCCGATGCCCTCATCGCCCGCGACGGTCACGCCTGGATCAATCTGCCACCGGAAAAAAAGTAA
- the gndA gene encoding NADP-dependent phosphogluconate dehydrogenase, translating into MSNSLYEFGMIGLGVMGRNLLLNMADHGFAVIGFDKDTEKAKALETSATAGTRVKGVVSLEEMVGQLQRPRRIMMLVPAGKPVDDVLESLRPLLEPGDIVIDGGNSHFTDTLRRVDGMKAAGFHFMGVGVSGGEQGARTGPSIMPGGDQEAYSHVKPMLEAIAAKVNGEPCVAYLGKGAAGHYVKMVHNGIEYAIMQLISESYRMLQAAGLNNDQLHQVYKSWNEGELQSFLIEITADIFLQDDDKSGKRLIDVILDKAGSKGTGKWTSQEAMDLAVPVTIIDTAVSMRSISAYKDERVDASKVYAEPKLPVSAETKLFIDQVKDALQFATVMCYAQGMAMLHTASSAHNMDIPLAEAVKVWRGGCIIRSLLLGTFYEALKSAPEVPNLLLNKAVAEIVKSKEHNMRAVIVQAAQAGLPAAGFMAALSYFDAYRCETMPTNLVQAQRDYFGAHTYQRIDMPGSFHTNWQHH; encoded by the coding sequence ATGTCAAACAGCTTGTATGAATTCGGCATGATCGGCCTGGGCGTAATGGGGCGTAACCTGTTGCTCAACATGGCAGACCATGGTTTTGCCGTGATCGGCTTCGACAAGGACACGGAGAAGGCCAAAGCCCTCGAAACCTCCGCCACCGCCGGCACCCGCGTGAAAGGGGTGGTATCTCTGGAAGAAATGGTGGGCCAGCTCCAGCGCCCCCGCAGGATCATGATGCTCGTGCCCGCCGGCAAGCCGGTAGACGATGTGCTCGAATCCCTGCGCCCGCTGCTGGAACCGGGAGACATCGTGATCGACGGCGGCAACTCCCACTTCACAGACACCCTTCGCCGGGTAGACGGTATGAAGGCGGCAGGATTTCATTTCATGGGCGTAGGCGTTTCCGGCGGTGAGCAGGGCGCACGCACCGGCCCGAGCATCATGCCCGGTGGCGACCAGGAAGCCTACAGCCATGTGAAACCCATGCTGGAAGCCATCGCCGCCAAAGTGAACGGGGAGCCCTGCGTGGCTTACCTGGGCAAGGGCGCCGCCGGCCATTACGTGAAAATGGTCCACAACGGCATCGAATACGCCATCATGCAGCTCATCAGCGAAAGCTACCGGATGCTCCAGGCCGCCGGTCTCAATAACGACCAGCTTCACCAGGTATATAAATCCTGGAACGAAGGGGAGCTCCAATCTTTCCTCATCGAAATCACCGCCGATATTTTCCTGCAGGACGATGACAAGTCGGGCAAACGCCTCATCGACGTCATCCTCGACAAAGCCGGCTCCAAAGGCACCGGCAAATGGACGTCCCAGGAAGCGATGGACCTCGCCGTGCCGGTAACCATCATCGATACGGCCGTTTCCATGCGCAGCATTTCCGCTTATAAAGACGAAAGGGTGGATGCTTCGAAGGTGTACGCCGAGCCGAAGCTGCCCGTTTCCGCCGAAACCAAACTGTTCATCGACCAGGTGAAAGACGCGCTCCAGTTCGCCACCGTGATGTGCTACGCACAGGGCATGGCCATGCTGCACACCGCATCTTCGGCGCACAACATGGATATCCCGCTGGCCGAAGCCGTTAAGGTTTGGCGCGGCGGATGCATCATCCGTTCCCTGCTGCTGGGCACTTTCTACGAGGCGCTCAAATCCGCCCCCGAAGTTCCCAACCTGTTATTGAACAAAGCAGTGGCCGAAATTGTCAAATCGAAGGAACATAACATGCGCGCCGTGATCGTGCAGGCCGCACAGGCGGGTCTGCCGGCCGCGGGATTCATGGCGGCCCTGTCGTATTTCGACGCGTACCGTTGTGAGACCATGCCCACCAACCTGGTGCAGGCACAACGCGATTACTTCGGCGCACATACTTACCAGCGTATAGACATGCCAGGCAGTTTTCACACCAACTGGCAACACCATTAA
- a CDS encoding chloride channel protein yields MEGTGNKYYRLLVKLGNLRTKYTSHRNFLILISFIVGVIAALAAVVLKVSVAFFEHRAEAMNDWMGSNWLSAIFPLIGTGLSLLVLTRFFQGRLSRGIGFIIQNIVGNKGRIDKRHTYGHILTAALTTGFGGSVGLEAPIVATGAAIGSNTGRDLRLSSKDTILLLACGTASGIAAVFNSPFAGIIFVLEIFLLDFTIPFFIPLLISTATATVVSQLIYPGKFIFTASESWNIQAIPFYIFLGIACGMVSVYVTHTVEWIEGYFHKRRMTWKTWLLAGIPLCAIIFFLPPLYGEGYSTITQLLAGNSAAVTSHSLLQGYSSEVWAIILMAVLLITFKIVCAALTMCAGGNGGVFAPSMITGGITGFLFAYLVNASGLYHLNTPNFIITAMAGVLAGVMHAPLTAIFLLAEISGGYKLFVPLMIVTAISYFITRKYIKYSVYHKSLVEKKSCQTIIFPTTSDPSK; encoded by the coding sequence ATGGAAGGCACCGGAAACAAGTACTACAGGCTTTTGGTCAAACTGGGAAATTTAAGAACGAAATACACTTCCCACCGCAATTTTTTAATCCTTATCAGCTTCATCGTTGGCGTGATAGCGGCCCTGGCCGCCGTTGTGCTGAAGGTGTCAGTAGCGTTTTTCGAGCACAGGGCCGAGGCGATGAACGACTGGATGGGGAGCAACTGGCTGTCCGCGATTTTCCCGCTGATCGGGACGGGCCTTTCCCTGCTGGTGCTCACCCGGTTTTTCCAGGGGCGCCTGAGCCGGGGGATCGGGTTCATCATCCAGAACATCGTCGGGAACAAGGGCCGCATCGATAAAAGGCATACCTACGGCCACATCCTCACGGCCGCGCTCACAACGGGCTTCGGGGGCAGCGTGGGGCTGGAAGCGCCCATCGTGGCCACCGGCGCCGCCATTGGCTCCAATACCGGCCGCGATCTGCGGCTTTCCTCAAAAGATACCATCCTGCTACTCGCCTGCGGCACGGCCAGCGGCATCGCGGCGGTGTTTAACAGTCCGTTTGCGGGCATCATTTTCGTCCTGGAAATCTTTTTGCTCGATTTTACCATCCCGTTTTTCATCCCCCTGCTGATTTCCACCGCCACGGCCACCGTTGTTTCACAACTCATCTATCCCGGAAAATTCATTTTCACCGCCAGCGAAAGCTGGAATATCCAGGCCATACCCTTCTACATCTTCCTCGGCATCGCCTGCGGCATGGTATCTGTTTATGTTACGCATACCGTGGAATGGATCGAAGGCTACTTCCATAAGCGCCGGATGACCTGGAAAACCTGGCTGCTGGCGGGTATCCCGCTTTGTGCCATCATCTTCTTCCTGCCACCGCTGTATGGCGAGGGCTATTCCACCATCACGCAATTGCTGGCCGGCAACAGCGCCGCGGTAACGTCACATTCACTGCTGCAGGGCTATAGCTCCGAAGTCTGGGCTATCATCCTCATGGCGGTATTGCTCATCACCTTTAAGATCGTTTGCGCTGCGCTGACGATGTGCGCAGGCGGCAACGGCGGGGTTTTCGCACCATCGATGATCACCGGCGGGATCACCGGATTCCTGTTCGCGTATCTCGTCAATGCATCCGGACTGTACCATCTCAACACGCCCAACTTCATCATCACGGCCATGGCAGGCGTGCTGGCCGGCGTCATGCACGCGCCGCTCACCGCCATCTTTTTGCTGGCGGAGATTTCAGGGGGCTACAAACTCTTCGTTCCCCTCATGATCGTAACGGCGATTTCGTACTTCATCACCCGCAAATACATCAAATATTCGGTGTACCATAAATCGCTGGTGGAGAAAAAATCCTGTCAGACGATTATCTTCCCGACCACTTCTGATCCATCAAAATAA
- a CDS encoding glycoside hydrolase family 88/105 protein, translating to MKTGFLQACAALLLLPAALSAQSGKNALRNFPPGATPEEIGRKVAARFVASPHTNFGRPVPPRVITYPETCTWYGALTFAQVTGDSPLRQQLKDRFEPLFGARDTLIPIPDHVDYTVFGCVPLELYLQTKEDRYLRLGKGIADKQWGPPEGKRVVPASHRFYDQGYTWQTRLWIDDMFMITAVQSQATRATGDRSYIDRAANEMILYLDSLQQPNGLFYHAPSAPFFWGRGNGWMAAGMSELLRSVPKDNPNRPRILKAYQTMMASLLKYQADDGMWHQLIDDPQSWKETSCTGMFAFAMISGVKNGWLDAKTYGPAARKAWLSLITYLDENSDIRNVCEGTNMKNDHQYYLDRKRLTGDLHGQAPLLWCATALLRP from the coding sequence ATGAAAACTGGATTCCTGCAGGCCTGCGCGGCATTGCTCCTGCTGCCCGCCGCCCTTTCCGCGCAGTCGGGCAAAAATGCGCTGCGCAACTTCCCTCCCGGCGCCACGCCGGAAGAAATCGGCCGCAAAGTGGCGGCGCGCTTCGTGGCTTCGCCGCATACCAATTTCGGCCGGCCCGTTCCGCCCCGGGTCATCACCTACCCGGAAACCTGCACCTGGTACGGCGCGCTCACTTTTGCGCAGGTAACGGGCGACAGCCCGCTCCGCCAGCAACTGAAAGACCGCTTCGAACCGCTTTTCGGCGCGCGCGACACGCTCATCCCCATTCCCGACCACGTAGATTACACCGTTTTCGGCTGCGTTCCCCTGGAGCTGTACCTCCAAACGAAAGAAGACCGCTACCTCCGGCTGGGGAAAGGCATCGCCGATAAACAATGGGGCCCGCCCGAAGGGAAACGCGTCGTTCCCGCCAGCCACCGTTTCTACGACCAGGGCTACACCTGGCAAACGCGCCTCTGGATCGACGATATGTTCATGATCACCGCAGTGCAATCGCAGGCCACCCGCGCCACGGGCGACCGTAGCTACATCGACCGGGCGGCCAACGAAATGATCCTGTACCTCGATTCGCTCCAGCAGCCCAACGGCCTTTTTTACCACGCCCCTTCCGCGCCTTTCTTCTGGGGCCGCGGCAATGGCTGGATGGCCGCGGGCATGTCCGAACTGCTGCGGTCTGTCCCGAAAGACAATCCCAACCGTCCACGCATCCTGAAAGCCTACCAGACCATGATGGCTTCGCTGCTGAAATACCAGGCAGACGACGGGATGTGGCATCAATTGATAGACGATCCGCAGTCGTGGAAAGAAACCTCCTGCACGGGAATGTTCGCTTTCGCCATGATCTCCGGCGTCAAAAACGGCTGGCTCGACGCCAAAACGTATGGCCCTGCCGCCAGGAAGGCCTGGCTGTCGCTCATCACGTACCTCGACGAAAATTCCGACATCCGTAACGTTTGCGAAGGCACGAACATGAAAAACGATCATCAATATTATCTCGACCGCAAGCGCCTCACCGGCGATCTCCACGGGCAGGCTCCCCTGCTGTGGTGCGCCACGGCGCTGCTGCGGCCCTGA
- a CDS encoding VOC family protein produces MKKAILTCLLAVSATAVSAQQRTKATLNHLALYVQDLEKATVFYRDLVGLDTIPEPFHDGKHTWFSVGPKSHLHLIAGATGPHTGDRNSHICFSVPSVESFIEKLAKAGIPFINWAGEKGKVTKRVDGVQQIYLQDPDGYWVEVNDAKE; encoded by the coding sequence ATGAAAAAAGCGATCCTGACCTGCCTGCTGGCTGTTTCCGCTACGGCTGTTTCGGCCCAGCAAAGAACGAAAGCCACCCTCAACCACCTCGCGCTGTATGTCCAGGACCTGGAGAAGGCGACGGTTTTCTACCGCGACCTCGTAGGCCTCGACACCATCCCCGAACCGTTCCACGACGGCAAGCACACCTGGTTCTCGGTAGGCCCGAAAAGTCATTTGCACCTCATCGCCGGGGCAACCGGGCCGCATACGGGCGACCGCAACTCGCACATCTGCTTCAGTGTGCCTTCGGTAGAAAGCTTCATCGAAAAACTGGCGAAAGCCGGCATCCCGTTCATCAACTGGGCCGGCGAAAAAGGGAAAGTCACCAAACGGGTAGACGGCGTGCAGCAAATCTACCTCCAGGACCCCGACGGGTATTGGGTGGAAGTGAACGACGCGAAGGAGTAA